The Primulina tabacum isolate GXHZ01 chromosome 7, ASM2559414v2, whole genome shotgun sequence genome includes a window with the following:
- the LOC142552043 gene encoding protein kinase and PP2C-like domain-containing protein isoform X4, translating to MVLEIMEPNNCIRGCCHSQTIPLHLRPSSYSIASPIARGAESVVYGAVLDGTKVAVKKPILSTSDDLDKFHKELQILCKVDHPGILKLVAAHARPPNYMFFLEFYEAGNLAQKLHVEEWSPSIGQAVKINLYLAKALQYLHNLGIVHRDVKPANILCSVQLDENFHPHLADFGLAEHKNNLKQVSAADWKSGKPTGGFHKRNMVGTLIYMAPEVLRKEIHTEKSDVYSFGITINELLTGVIPYTDLRAEAQAHTVLEMNYTGQQLTAAVVSEGLRPVLATPESGASTKFISLIQRCWDADPQKRPSFNEIVSELDVMFEREKGVNKDDAFVNSRISCGHTHETTMQSYQEPINWFAHGKGFSPSDLLTSHNVRGTWFHSSNNSLVYHPVLSWGSFSTCGRRETMEDSHFLIPNFCNEKDVHFFGIFDGHRGAAAAEFSAGALPEFLRTQISACSPSKALVEAFVRTDIVFRNEINSQRKLTGVIQKDFHPGCTAVTALIVKNKLFVANAGDCRVILCRTGNPYALTRDHVASCLEERERVISAGGEVKWQLDTWRVGPAALQVTRSIGDDDLKPYVTAEPEVDETLLSAEDEYVVMASDGLWDVMRNTDVVSIIRDTVKEAGMCAKRLATEAAARGSKDNITVIVVFLRPVSTAERIY from the exons atggtattgGAAATTATGGAACCAAACAATTGTATTCGAGGTTGCTGCCACAGTCAGACGATCCCTCTTCATCTCCGCCCTTCTTCTTACTCCATTGCTTCCCCAATTGCCCGAG GGGCGGAGAGTGTGGTTTACGGAGCCGTTCTTGATGGTACGAAAGTGGCCGTGAAGAAACCGATTTTATCCACTTCCGACGACCTCGACAAATTCCACAAAGAATTGCAAATACTCTg CAAGGTAGATCATCCTGGAATATTAAAGTTGGTGGCGGCGCATGCAAGACCGCCAAACTACATGTTTTTCTTGGAATTTTACGAGGCTGGAAATCTAGCCCAGAAACTACACGTTGAAGAATGGAGTCCAAGCATTGGTCAAGCAGTTAAAATCAACCTTTATTTAG CAAAAGCTCTACAATATCTTCATAACCTTGGGATTGTGCATAGGGATGTGAAACCAGCAAATATTCTT TGTTCTGTGCAGCTTGACGAGAATTTTCATCCGCATTTAGCAGACTTTGGTTTAGCTGAGCACAAGAATAATCTTAAACAAGTTTCCGCAGCAGACTGGAAATCTGGCAAGCCAACAGGTGGCTTCCACAAAAGAAATATGGTCGGTACTCTTATTTACATGGCACCTGAAGTGCTGAGAAAAGAGATACACACCGAAAAATCTGATGTTTATAGTTTTGGAATCACAATTAA TGAGCTTCTTACTGGTGTAATCCCATATACCGATCTTCGAGCAGAGGCACAG GCGCATACAGTCTTGGAAATGAACTACACCGGGCAGCAACTTACAGCTGCTGTGGTTTCTGAAGGCTTGCGACCGGTTCTAGCTACCCCTGAGTCCGGTGCTTCAACCAAGTTCATCTCTTTGATACAGAGATGTTGGGATGCAGACCCTCAAAAGAGGCCATCTTTCAATGAGATTGTTTCAGAACTTGATGTAATGTTTGAACGCGAAAAAGGAGTGAATAAAGATGACGCCTTTGTCAACTCTCGTATATCTTGTGGGCATACCCATGAAACAACCATGCAAAGTTATCAAGAACCAATTAACTGGTTTGCCCATGGCAAAGGGTTTTCACCAAGTGATTTGCTTACTTCTCATAATGTTCGGGGCACGTGGTTTCACTCTTCAAACAATTCTTTGGTGTACCACCCAGTTCTCTCTTGGGGTTCCTTCTCAACTTGTGGAAGAAGAGAAACCATGGAGGATTCACATTTTTTAATACCCAATTTCTGTAATGAAAAGGATGTCCATTTTTTTGGGATTTTTGATGGTCATCGAG GTGCAGCTGCTGCTGAGTTTTCAGCTGGGGCTCTACCTGAATTTTTGAGGACTCAGATTTCAGCGTGCAG TCCTTCTAAAGCACTAGTAGAAGCTTTTGTTAGGACCGATATTGTCTTCAGGAATGAGATAAACTCTCAGCGTAAATTAACTGGAGTTATTCAAAAGGACTTCCACCCTGGTTGTACTGCAGTCACTGCTCTTATAGTGAAAAACAAGCTATTTGTTGCTAATGCCGGCGATTGCAGAGTGATTTTATGTCGTACAGGGAATCCCTATGCTTTAACCAGG GACCATGTTGCTAGTTGTCTTGAAGAGAGAGAGCGAGTCATTAGTGCTGGTGGAGAGGTTAAATGGCAGCTTGATACATGGAGGGTTGGTCCTGCCGCTCTCCAG GTGACACGATCCATTGGCGATGATGATCTAAAGCCTTATGTAACTGCAGAACCTGAGGTTGATGAAACTTTACTATCGGCAGAAGATGAATATGTA GTGATGGCCAGTGATGGGCTGTGGGATGTCATGAGAAACACAGACGTCGTTAGCATCATCAGAGACACGGTGAAAGAGGCTGGAATGTGCGCGAAGAGATTGGCGACTGAAGCTGCAGCACGAGGCAGCAAAGATAACATTACAGTTATCGTTGTTTTCTTACGTCCAGTATCTACGGCAGAGAGAATTTACTAG
- the LOC142552043 gene encoding protein kinase and PP2C-like domain-containing protein isoform X7, translating to MVLEIMEPNNCIRGCCHSQTIPLHLRPSSYSIASPIARGAESVVYGAVLDGTKVAVKKPILSTSDDLDKFHKELQILCKVDHPGILKLVAAHARPPNYMFFLEFYEAGNLAQKLHVEEWSPSIGQAVKINLYLAKALQYLHNLGIVHRDVKPANILCSVQLDENFHPHLADFGLAEHKNNLKQVSAADWKSGKPTGGFHKRNMVGTLIYMAPEVLRKEIHTEKSDVYSFGITINELLTGVIPYTDLRAEAQVITYFFAFLYQEYWRKREINVVEGGEIKFYCLRCCEGENIVLKINDACTVMAHTVLEMNYTGQQLTAAVVSEGLRPVLATPESGASTKFISLIQRCWDADPQKRPSFNEIVSELDVMFEREKGVNKDDAFVNSRISCGHTHETTMQSYQEPINWFAHGKGFSPSDLLTSHNVRGTWFHSSNNSLVYHPVLSWGSFSTCGRRETMEDSHFLIPNFCNEKDVHFFGIFDGHRGAAAAEFSAGALPEFLRTQISACSPSKALVEAFVRTDIVFRNEINSQRKLTGVIQKDFHPGCTAVTALIVKNKLFVANAGDCRVILCRTGNPYALTRNSSVHLCKVCAFFFF from the exons atggtattgGAAATTATGGAACCAAACAATTGTATTCGAGGTTGCTGCCACAGTCAGACGATCCCTCTTCATCTCCGCCCTTCTTCTTACTCCATTGCTTCCCCAATTGCCCGAG GGGCGGAGAGTGTGGTTTACGGAGCCGTTCTTGATGGTACGAAAGTGGCCGTGAAGAAACCGATTTTATCCACTTCCGACGACCTCGACAAATTCCACAAAGAATTGCAAATACTCTg CAAGGTAGATCATCCTGGAATATTAAAGTTGGTGGCGGCGCATGCAAGACCGCCAAACTACATGTTTTTCTTGGAATTTTACGAGGCTGGAAATCTAGCCCAGAAACTACACGTTGAAGAATGGAGTCCAAGCATTGGTCAAGCAGTTAAAATCAACCTTTATTTAG CAAAAGCTCTACAATATCTTCATAACCTTGGGATTGTGCATAGGGATGTGAAACCAGCAAATATTCTT TGTTCTGTGCAGCTTGACGAGAATTTTCATCCGCATTTAGCAGACTTTGGTTTAGCTGAGCACAAGAATAATCTTAAACAAGTTTCCGCAGCAGACTGGAAATCTGGCAAGCCAACAGGTGGCTTCCACAAAAGAAATATGGTCGGTACTCTTATTTACATGGCACCTGAAGTGCTGAGAAAAGAGATACACACCGAAAAATCTGATGTTTATAGTTTTGGAATCACAATTAA TGAGCTTCTTACTGGTGTAATCCCATATACCGATCTTCGAGCAGAGGCACAGGTTATCACTTATTTTTTTGCTTTTTTGTACCAAGAATACTGGAGAAAAAGGGAAATTAATGTGGTGGAAGGTGGAGaaataaa GTTCTATTGCCTGCGCTGTTGCGAAGGAGAAAACATCGTTTTGAAAATCAATGATGCTTGTACAGTGATG GCGCATACAGTCTTGGAAATGAACTACACCGGGCAGCAACTTACAGCTGCTGTGGTTTCTGAAGGCTTGCGACCGGTTCTAGCTACCCCTGAGTCCGGTGCTTCAACCAAGTTCATCTCTTTGATACAGAGATGTTGGGATGCAGACCCTCAAAAGAGGCCATCTTTCAATGAGATTGTTTCAGAACTTGATGTAATGTTTGAACGCGAAAAAGGAGTGAATAAAGATGACGCCTTTGTCAACTCTCGTATATCTTGTGGGCATACCCATGAAACAACCATGCAAAGTTATCAAGAACCAATTAACTGGTTTGCCCATGGCAAAGGGTTTTCACCAAGTGATTTGCTTACTTCTCATAATGTTCGGGGCACGTGGTTTCACTCTTCAAACAATTCTTTGGTGTACCACCCAGTTCTCTCTTGGGGTTCCTTCTCAACTTGTGGAAGAAGAGAAACCATGGAGGATTCACATTTTTTAATACCCAATTTCTGTAATGAAAAGGATGTCCATTTTTTTGGGATTTTTGATGGTCATCGAG GTGCAGCTGCTGCTGAGTTTTCAGCTGGGGCTCTACCTGAATTTTTGAGGACTCAGATTTCAGCGTGCAG TCCTTCTAAAGCACTAGTAGAAGCTTTTGTTAGGACCGATATTGTCTTCAGGAATGAGATAAACTCTCAGCGTAAATTAACTGGAGTTATTCAAAAGGACTTCCACCCTGGTTGTACTGCAGTCACTGCTCTTATAGTGAAAAACAAGCTATTTGTTGCTAATGCCGGCGATTGCAGAGTGATTTTATGTCGTACAGGGAATCCCTATGCTTTAACCAGG AATTCCTCGGTCCACCTCTGCAAGGTgtgtgcttttttttttttttaa